The nucleotide window GGGGATGGAGTAAAAAAGTAAACCAGTcttctatatattttttacgcTTTGTGAtaagaacgcttcagttacacgccCACCGTCTTCCTGTAATAACttataacatgcacacacaggttaCATGGGTTAGTTTCTATAAAACATTCTTCACAAAAGAAAATTGTATCATTTTGTTTCagatcaaatacattttcagctgccatgtctttttctgttttagtGGATGTGACTCTGGATCCTGACACAGCACATGCCTCCCTCATCCTGTCTGCTGATGGGAAACAAGTGAGATGTGGTGACACAAAGCAGAAAGTCCCTGACAACCCCAGAAGGTTCAGTCTTGTTGTAAATGTCTTGGGAAAACAGGGCTTTTCCACGGGCAAATTCTACTATGAGGTTCAGGTCAAGGGGAAGATTGAGTGGACCTTAGGGGTGGGCAGAGAGTCCATGATCAGGAAGGGAAAAATAACTTGGAGCCCTGAGAATGGATACTGGACAATATGGCTGCGTAATGGGACTGAGTATAAGGCATTGGACAGTACCCGTGTTCTCCTCTCCCTGAAAGAGAAGCcccagagggtgggggtgtttgtggATTATGAGGCAGGTCTGGTCTCCTTTTATGATGCAGACAGTTGGTATCATCTCTACTCTTATTCTAATGTTACCTTCACTGAGAAACTTTACCCAGTCCTCTGTCCTAATCTTAGTCATGGAGGAAAGAACTCCGCTCCTCTTATCATCTCCTCAGTTCATATCTGCCCTATCAAGTAATGTATAAtgatggtgtactgtatgttttattaAAGTCAGAATTCAGCATGTTTATTACTCcggccaaggaggttatgttttcatcggggtttgtttgtttgtttgtttgtttgtttgtttgtctgtttgttagcaagataactcaaaaagtaatggatggatttcgatgagatttgtCTGTATCATATCACCGTCGGGATTggcgtggtggcaatctgaatagtttaggttcaaatgtatgacaacccaggaagaacaatacaggcggaggtctgcgctctctgagtgcttttctagttacatatggaatgttt belongs to Sardina pilchardus chromosome 16, fSarPil1.1, whole genome shotgun sequence and includes:
- the LOC134059504 gene encoding erythroid membrane-associated protein-like, which produces MSGDIYGDTESSSINIRPCNNIENMNAVPKRSQQRMKHSEIQDRSGGHNHGPYKLAVVFLGLLCVLLLAALIWLYIKTEEARLRLETNISAMAGERDKLRLWKLESDDLKRIKSHAVDVTLDPDTAHASLILSADGKQVRCGDTKQKVPDNPRRFSLVVNVLGKQGFSTGKFYYEVQVKGKIEWTLGVGRESMIRKGKITWSPENGYWTIWLRNGTEYKALDSTRVLLSLKEKPQRVGVFVDYEAGLVSFYDADSWYHLYSYSNVTFTEKLYPVLCPNLSHGGKNSAPLIISSVHICPIK